The nucleotide window GTCGAGGCCCAGCCTTTCCCTGCCGGCCTGGAAAAGGCCGTGCGCGACGCCTTCGCCACGCTGTCGGCGGGCAACGCGCAGGCCAGCTTCGCCGTGCGCTCCTCCGCCACGGCCGAGGATCTGCCGGACGCCTCTTTCGCGGGCCAGCAGGAGACCTTCCTGAACGTGGTCGGCATCGAGGACGTGCTGCACAAGATGAAGGAAGTGTTCGCGTCGCTCTACAACGACCGCGCCATCAGCTACCGCGTGCACAAGGGCTTCGCGCACGACGTGGTGGCCCTCTCGGCCGGCGTGCAGCGCATGGTGCGCTCCGACCTGGGTGCGGCCGGTGTGATGTTCACCATCGACACCGAGAGCGGCTTCGAGGACGTGGTGTTCATCACCAGCAGCTACGGCCTGGGCGAGACGGTGGTGCAGGGGGCCGTGAACCCCGATGAGTTCTACGTGCACAAGCCCATGCTCAAGGCCTCCAAGCGCGCCGTGATCCGCCGCAACCTGGGCAGCAAGCTGATCCAGATGGTGTTCTCCTCGCCCGAGGAGAAGCAGGCCACCGGCAAGCTGGTGAAGACCACCGAGGTGGCCACCGAACTGCGCAACCGCTATTCGCTGACCGACGCCGACGTGGAGCAGTTGGCCCACTACGCACTGGTGATCGAGCAGCACTACGGCCGCCCGATGGACATCGAGTGGGGCAAGGACGGCACGGACGGCCAGCTCTACATCCTGCAGGCGCGCCCGGAAACGGTGAAGAGCCAGTCCAAGGGCCAGGCCGAGCAGCGCTTCAAGCTCAAGGGCCACGGCACCGTGCTGGCCGAGGGCCGCGCCATCGGCCAGAAAATCGGCACCGGCCCGGTGCGCCTGGTGCACAACATCAGCGAGATGGACAAGGTGCAGCCCGGCGACGTGCTCGTGACCGACATGACCGACCCCAACTGGGAGCCGGTGATGAAGCGTGCCAGCGCCATCGTCACCAACCGCGGCGGGCGCACCTGCCACGCGGCCATCATCGCGCGCGAGCTGGGCATCCCGGCCGTGGTCGGCTGCGGCGATGCCACCGAGCAGCTCAAGGACGGCACGCTCGTCACCGTGAGCTGCGCCGAGGGCGACACCGGCCGCATCTACGACGGCCTGCTGGAAACCGAAGTGACCGAGGTGCAGCGCGGCGAGATGCCGCCGATCGACGTCAAGATCATGATGAACGTGGGCAACCCGCAACTGGCCTTCGACTTCGCCCAGTTGCCGAACCAGGGCGTGGGCCTGGCGCGGCTGGAGTTCATCATCAACAACAACATTGGCGTGCACCCCAAGGCCATCCTGGACTATCCGAACGTCGATGCCGACCTGAAGAAGGCCGTCGAGTCGGTGGCGCGCGGCCACGCTTCGCCGCGTGCCTTCTACGTGGACAAGGTGGCCGAGGGCGTGGCCACCATCGCCGCCGCCTTCTGGCCCAAGCCGGTGATCGTGCGCCTGTCGGACTTCAAGAGCAACGAGTACCGCAAGCTCATCGGCGGCAGCCGCTACGAGCCCGAGGAAGAGAACCCGATGCTGGGCTTCCGTGGCGCGGCGCGCTACATCAGCGCGGACTTCGGCGAAGCCTTCGCCATGGAGTGCGAGGCGCTCAAGCGCGTGCGCAACGACATGGGCCTGACCAACGTGCAGGTGATGGTGCCCTTCGTGCGCACGCTGCCCCAGGCCGACAAGGTGACCCGGCTGCTGGCGGCGCATGGCCTGCAGCGCGGCGAGAACGAGCTCAAGGTCATCATGATGTGCGAGGTGCCGAGCAACGCCATCCTGGCCGAGCGCTTCCTGGAGTATTTCGACGGCTTCTCCATCGGCTCCAACGACCTGACCCAGCTCACCCTGGGCCTGGACCGCGACTCGGGCCTGGAACTGCTGGCGGCCGACTTCGACGAGCGCGACCCCGCCGTGCAGGCCCTGCTGAGCCGCGCCATCGCGGCCTGCAAGGCGCAGGGCAAGTACGTCGGCATCTGCGGCCAGGGCCCCAGCGACCACCCGGACTTCGCGCAGTGGCTGGCCAACGAGGGCATCGCCTCGATCTCGCTCAACCCTGACAGCGTGATCGCCACCTGGCAGCAGCTCGCCGCGGGCTGACCATGCCCCTGCCACCGGCGCCCCCAGGAATCCAGGCAACCCGCAGGCCCCCGGGCGCGCCTTTCGCGCCCGACCTGCACGATGCGCGCCATCTCTGGCTCAAGGCAGGGCTGCTGCTGGTCTGGGTGCTGGTGACCTTCGTGGCTTGCTTCTTCGCCCGCGACCTGCAAATGCTCGTCGCGGGCTGGCAGCTGGGGTACTGGATAGCCGCCCAGGGGGCGGTGCTGGTCTTCATGGTCATCGTCGTCGCGTATTGCTGGGCCATGAGCCGCTTCGAGCGGCAGGACGCGGCCCGGGCGGCGCCCACGCGCACCGGCGGCGGCTGACCATGGCTGACAAGGGCCGGGCCTCGGAGCGCGCCTACCTGTGGCGCCTGCACCGCATCCTGGGCCTGTACATCCTGGGCGTGCTGGGCTTCCTGGCCCTCATGGCCTGGGCCGAGCAGCGCGGGCTGTCGCGCCACTGGATCGGCCCGATCTTCCTGTTCATCATGGTGATGGTTTGCGCCGCCATCGGCGTGTACGGCCGCACCACCGATGCCGAGGAGTACTACGTCGCCGGGCGGCGCATACCGCCCATGTACAACGGCATGGCCGCCGCCGCCGACTGGATGAGTGCCGCCTCGTTCATCAGCCTGGGCGGCGCGCTGTACCTGCAGGGCTTCTCGGGCACGCCGGGCCAGCCCGGCGGGCTGGCCTACGTGCTGGGCTGGACCGGGGGCTTCGTGCTCGTGGCCATGCTCATCGCGCCGCACCTGCGGGCGATGAACCTCTACACCATCCCCGACTTCTTCCAGGTGCGCTTCGGCGGGCGCTGGCCGCGCGTCATCGCCGCCCTGGCGGCGGTGCTGTGCTCGTTCACCTACGTGGTGGCGCAGATCTATGGCGTGGGGCTGATCGCCTCGCGCCTCACGGGGGTGCAGTTCGAGATCGGCATCATGCTCGGGCTGGGCGGCGTGCTGCTGTGCTCCTTCCTCGGCGGCATGCGCGCCATCACCTGGACGCAGGTGGCGCAGTATGTGGTGATGCTGCTGGCGTTCCTGATCCCGGTGTCGTGGCTGGCCTACCAGCAGCTCGGCACGCCGCTGGCGACGCTGGTCTATGGCAAGCAGGTCAGCCAGATCGAGCGGATGGAAGAGCAACTGCTGCTGTCCGAAACCGAGCACCAGGTGGTGCGCGCCTACCTGCAGCGCGGCATGGAATACGAGCGCCGGCTGCTCGACGTTGGCGCGGCCCTGGCACGCGAGCGCGAAGCGGCGCGCGAGCGCATCCACCAGCTGCGCGCCAGCAATGCCGACGTCGGCCTGATCGTCGCAGCCAGCCGCGAGCTGGCGTCCATGCCGCGCGACGAGGCCCAGGCGCGCGAGCGCTGGACGCGCGAAATGGTCGAGAACTACGAGCGCGCTCGTCCGCTGGGCGGGCTGCCGCGCCACAGCCAGGCCTTCGTCGGCGACCCGGACGGCACGCCCAAGGAGCGCGAGGACTTCCAGGACACGCGGCGCAACTTCCTGGCCCTCATGTTCTGCCTGATGGTGGGCACGGCGGGGCTGCCGCACCTGCTCACGCGCTACTACACGGCGCCAACGGTGGCAGGGGCGCGGGCGTCGGTGGCGTGGTCGCTGTTCTTCATCGCCCTGCTGTACGTGAGCGCGCCCGCGCTGGCGGTGCTGGTCAAGTACGAGGTCATGCACAACCTGGTGGGCAGCCACTTCGACCAGTTGCCCAACTGGATCGCCCAGTGGGCGCGCGTGGACGCGGCGCTGCTCTCGGTGGAGGACGTGAATGGCGACGGCATCGTGCAGTTCGGCGAGATCCACCTGGGCGCCGACCTCATCATGCTGGCCACGCCGGAACTGGGCGGCCTGCCGTACGTGATTTCGGGCCTGGTGGCGGCGGGCGGGCTGGCGGCGGCGCTGTCCACCGCCGACGGCTTGCTGCTCACCATCAGCAATGCCCTGGTGCGCGACCTGTACTTCCAGGAAAAGACGCGCCACACCTCGCCCGAGCAGCGCGTGATCCTCACCAAGTTTGCCCTGCTGGCAGTGGCGCTGGCGGCGGCGTTCGTGGCGGCGCTCAAGCCGTCCGACATCCTGCCGCTGGTGTCGGCCTCGTTCTCGCTGGCGGCGTCGGCCTTCGTGCCCGTGATGGTGCTGGGCATCTTCTGGCGCGGCACCACGCGCAAGGGGGCCGTTGCCGGCATGCTGGCGGGTCTGGCGGTGGTGCTGTACTACATCCTCTCGCACGTGCCCGCGCTGCGCGCAGCCCTGCCGCCGTGGATGCTGGCCCGCGGGCTGTGGTTCGGCATCCAGCCGATTTCCGCGGGGGTCTTCGGGGTGCCAGCGGGGTTCGTGACGGCACTGCTGGTCAGCCGCATCACCCGGCCGCCGCCGCCCCAGCCAGCCATCCGGCTGGAGATGTAAGCATGCGTATGGATAAACCCCGATACCCCTGCAGGGCCGGTCTGTGCCATGCTGTGCCGAAGTAGAGCGGCGCCTTCGCGCTGCCAAGGACACCATGCGACTCGTCAAAACCGCCCAGGGGCAGCAGGCTTTCAAGGAGCGCAGTCACAGCCTGTCGCAGCGCCAGCGCTCGGCATTTCTCCTGTTCGACGGCCAGCGCAGCATCGACGAGGTGCTGGCCGCCACGGCGGTCATGGGCATTACGCGGGACGATGTGCAGGCCATGGTGGCGCAAGGCCTGCTGGCACCGGCGGCTGACCAAGCCAGCGCATCCAGTGATGCACCCGCGCCGGCTTCGGAGCGCTCGCCCAAGGAGCGCTACCAGGATGCCTACCTGATCGCCACCGAGCTCACCGGTGCGCTGGGGCTCAAGGGCTTTCGCCTGAACCTGGCGGTGGAGGGCGCCTCCGGTTTCGATGACCTGGTGGCCTTGGCGCCCAAGATCCGCGAGGCCGTGGGCGAGGCCAAGTACGAGCGCCTCAAGCGGGCGCTGTTCGCTTAGCCAGAGAAAAAGCGGGTCAGACGCCCAGCAGTTCCACGTCGAACTTCAGCGTGGCGTTCGGCGGAATCACGCCGCCCGCGCCGCGTGCGCCATAGCCCAGCTCGGCCGGAATGACCAGCGTGCGCTGGCCGCCCACCTTCATGCCTTGCACGCCTTCGTCCCAGCCCTTGATGACCATGCCGGCGCCCAGCGGAAACACGAACGGGTCGTTGCGGTCGCGGCTGGAGTCGAACTTGGCGCCTTGCTGGCCGTCGTTGTAGAGCCAGCCCGTGTAGTGCACGCGCACTTGGGCGCCGCGCGTGGCCTCGGCGCCGCTGCCGACGACCGTGTCTTCGTACTGCAGGCCGGAAGCGGTGGTGGTGAATGCCATGGGAATTCCTTTCTGGTGCTATCGAAAAAAGAGCTGCTGGCGCAGGCGCCATCAGCCCTGGTGGCCAAAAAAGCCAAAACCCGCGCAACGGCGCGGGCTGGGGAAGGAAAGCCAGCGGGGCGGCTTACTTCTTGGTGCGGCCGCCGGCCCAGCGGGTGGCGAAGGCCTGCAGGTCCGACAGGCGCTTGAGCAGATCCTGCCCGGTGGGCGTGACGGTATAGCCCTCGCTGCCATGGTCCACCAGACCGGCCTCGCGCAGCTCCTTGATGCGGGTGTTGAGCGTGTTGGGCGTGATGCCGCCCACGCTGTCTTGCAGCAGGCGGAAGGTCTGGGGGTGGCCATCGCGCAGGGCCCACAGCACACGCAGCGCATAGCGGCATTCGAGCTTTTCGAACAGCTGGTTGATGGCGGCGTTTTCCTTGGAGCTCATGGACGCTTCTCCTTGCGCAGTTGTAGTTGAGCAGTCAGGCAGGCCCAGCCTGCCAGGATGGCCGGACTATAGCCCGGAATCCGTTGTGCTACAAGTTTAATAGCTCCAAAGCGCCTGTGCACATGCGCTGCCTAGGAAAAATACGGGGGGCGTGTAACAAGTGTTGCGGTCCCGCCACGCCGCTGCCGGGCGCCTGGGCGCGGTGTGCGCGTATGCTCGCGCCCGTCGTTCACCCCCTTGCCCATGCCATCCATGCAAGCTGCCGCACCCGCCCCCGCTTCTTCGTCCCTGCCGCTGGCGGGGCTGCGCGTCGTGGAGTTTTCCCACATGGTCATGGGCCCCACCTGCGGCATGGTGCTGGCCGACCTGGGCGCCGAGGTCATCAAGGTCGAACCCATCGAGGGCGACCGCACGCGCCACCTGCTCGGCGCGGGGGCAGGGTTCTTCCCGCTGTTCAACCGCAACAAGAAAAGCATCGCCATCGATCTGCGCCACTCCGAGGGCCAGGCGGCGGCGCGCAGGCTGGCGCTCTCGGCCGACGTGGTGCTGCAGAACTTCAAGCCCGGCGCGCTGGCCAAGTACGGGCTGGACTACGCCGCGCTCAGCAGCGAGAACCCGCGCCTTGTCTACGTCAACCACACAGGCTTCCTGCCCGGCCCCTACGAGCACCGCACGGCACTCGACGAAGTGGTGCAGATGATGGGCGGCCTGGCCTACATGACCGGCCGCCCCGGCGACCCGCTGCGCGCGGGCGCGAGCGTGAACGACATCATGGGTGGCATGTTCGGCGCCATCGGCGCCATGGCTGCGCTGATGCAGCGCGGCATCACCGGGCGCGGGCAGGAGATCGACTCCGCGCTGTTCGAGAACAACGTCTTCCTCGTCGGCCAGCACATGCTGCAGTACGCCATCACCGGCCAGCCCGCCGCGCCCATGCCCGAGCGCATTTCCTCGTGGGGGCTGTACGACGTGTTCAGCGTGAAGGACGGCGAGCAGATCTTCCTGGCCGCCGTGAGCGACGCGCAGTGGAACACCTTCTGTGACGCGCTGGGCTTCGCCGACCTGAAGGCCGACCCGCGACTCGCCACCAACAACGACCGCGTGCGCCAGCGTGCCACCATGCTGCCCGAGCTGCGCCAGCGCCTGGCCGCGCGCACGGCGGCCGAGCTGTCCGAGCTGTTCGAGCGCAACGGCCTGCCTTACGCGCCCATCGTGCGCCCTGAGCAGCTCTACGACGACCCGCACCTCAACGCCAGCGGCGGCCTGGCCGATATCGCGCTGCCCGACGGCGACCTGGCGGGCCAGACCGTGCGCACCACGCTGTTCCCGCTGCGCATGGACGGCCAGCGCCTGGGCGTGCGCCTGAGCCCGCCCCGGCAGGGCGAGCACACGGCGGAGCTGCTGGAGGGCCTGGGCTATACCCCGGCGCAGGTGCGGGCGCTGCGGGAGCAGAGCGCGGTGGCGTGAATATTGGGTGAATTGGCCTCCAGCGCTTATGCAGCAAGCGCTGGTAGCTATGTTTGCAAGAGCAAAAGTTAGAACCGGTATTTCAGGTTGGCTGAGATGCGGCGCGGCTCGCCGAAGGGCGAGTAGTACTTGTTCTCCAGGTTCGCGCGGTAGGTGCGGTCGAACAAGTTGCTTACCGCCAGCGTCAGATCGGCCTTCGGCGTGATTTCGTACCTGGCCATCAGCCCCACCAGCACCAGCCCGCCGCTGCGCACGGTGTAGGGTGCGCCCGTGTCCCAACTGGTGTCGTTGCGGTAGATCCTGCTGCGTGCCGACACATTGCCGCCCAGCGTCCAACCCGTGTTCGGCAGCTTGTAGGCAGTGGACAGGCGCAGGCTGTGGCGCGGCAGTTGGGGGTTGTAGCGCTGGCCGTCCGTGGCGCCGCTGGCGTACTTGCTGCCGGTGAAGGTGTAGCCCGCCGCCACGTTCCAGCCCGCCGCAATCTCGCCGCTGGCGCCCAGGTCGATACCCTGGCTCACCACCTTGTCGGCAGCGATGTAGCAGGTGCCGCCGCAGGCGTTGGCCGGGTCGGGAACGATGGATTCATCGCGCCGCGCCAGGTTGGTCTGCTCCAGGCGGAACACGGCGGCGGACACGTTCAGGCGCTTGTCCAGCAGTTCGCCCTTGATGCCTGCCTCGTAGTTCGCGCCCACCACGGGCTTGACGGTGCCGCCGTCCGCCTGCTTCTGGGTTTGCGGGGTGAAGATATCGGAATAGCTGGCATAGACCGAAACCTGGGTGTTCAGGTCGTAGATCAGCCCGGCATAGGGGCTGATGACGCCGCTTTCCTCGCTGCTGGTGCGTTTTGTAAGCAGGTTCTCGTCTTTGTAGTTGCTGACACGCACGCCGGTGATGAGCTTGAGTGCATCGGTCACGCTCCAGCGTGCCACGCCGTAGGCTCCCAGCTGGGTTGTCTTCGTGTCGCCGAAATAGGGGGTGGCTCCGGGGATGTCGTCCAGTGCACGGGGGGCGAAGGTATGGATGTTGATGGGTGTCAGAGGGATATAGCCTGCACCCGTGTAAGTACGCTGCATCGTCGAGCCGTTGAAGCCGAATGCCGCCTCGTGCTTGCGCCCGAGCCATTGAAACGGCCCGGAGGCATGGATGTCCGCTGCAGTGGAACTCAAGTCCTGGTTCAGACTGCGTTGTCGGGCCAGCATCAGGCCGTCGCCGGTCGCCATGTCCAATTCACCCAGGATATAGCTGGGACGGAAGATGTCGGAATTCGTCCTGTCATGGGAGAAGCTGGCCTTGGCCTGCCAATCGCCCGCCAGACGCTGCGTCAGGCCCAGCGTGGTCAGTGTGTAGTCCTTGACGGTGCGGCTTCCCCCATCGCCAAAAAAGTCGGTGCGGCGAATGTCCGGTTCGCTGCCGTCCGCCGCGAACGGCGCACCCAGATGGTTACGCCCGGTGTCCCGCTGGTATTGCACGCTGGCTTCCAGCGTGGTGGTGGCGGTCAGGTCGGCCTCGGCCACGGCATAGATGGCGCGGCGGTTGCGGTAGGCGTAGTCCACAAAGGATTTGCTGTTGTCCGCCACGGCCACCACACGGCCCCGGATGCGGCCCGATTCGGTGAGCGGGGCGGAAATATCCCCCACGATGCGCCGCCCGTCCCAGGAGGCCAGTTGCATTTCAGCCGATGCCTGGAAAGTCTCGGTAGGCCGCTTGCGTACCAGATTGATGGTGCCACCCGGTTGTCCTGCGCCCGTCAACAGGCCCGCTGCCCCCTGAACCGTCTCCACCCGATCGAGGAAGGCATTGTCGATCTGCGGATTGGTGTTGTTGTTGCTGATGCCGATGGGGTTGGGCACGCCGTCGTACTGGGTTTGCATCTGGAACCCACGGCTGTAGTAGTTGGCGCCGTTGTTGCCCTGGTCGGCGAAGAACATGCTGCTGACGGTCTTGACCGCATCATCCACCGAGGTCATCCCAAAGTCCTGCATCTGCTGGCTCGTCACTACGGTCACCGTCTGCGGCGTCTCGCGCGGCGTCAGGCTGAGCTTGGCGGCGGTATTGGTCGCCGTGGCCTGGTAACTGCCTGTGCCCTCGGTGGCGCCGCTGCGCTCGGCCTCGGCGGTTACGCGCACTTCGCCGAGCGAAGGGGCAGGCACGGATGCGGCGGGCACGGCAGGCGCCCGCACCGCCGTCAGCGCGCCGCTGCCGGTGCGCGCCACGGCCAGCCCGCTGCCCGCAAGGGCGGCGCGCACGGCCTGCTCGGCCGTGTAGCTGCCGCGCACGGCGGGCGCGGCAATGCCCTGCACCAGCGCCGCGTCCACCGACACGGGCTGGCCGCTTTCGGTGGCGATGCGCGTGAGCGTGAGGCCCAGCGGCTGGGCCGGGATGTCGTAGGCGTGCTGGCCCCGTGCCGCCTGCAGGGCGGCGGCCTGCGCCAGCGCGGGCAGGGGCCCGGCGCCCAGCAGGGCGAGGGCGGCGGCGAGGATGGTGGGGCGCAAGCGCTGCGCGCGGAGGGGGGTGATGGGTTGCATGGCGGCAGGGGGTTGTCGGGCCGTGCGAAGGTGGCCCTCATTCCTCCTGTGCAACGAGCGGGCAAAAGCGTCAGTGCGGGTGCGAGAAAATTTTCCGGGCCAGCGTGAGCGGTGCGGCGGAAACTCTTGTTTTCATAGCTGCTCGCGCTTGTCTGGTAAGCGCTGGAGGCCGATTTGGCTTGTATTTTTCAGATGCGCCCCGCTGGCGTGCCCGTGCCATGGATGCGCGCCTGGAGGACGAAGCCATCACCACCATGCATGAGTTTGTGCCGAAGAAGAAAGGGGGGGCTCAGGCCACCGCCGCGAACGGCTCAATGGACTCCAGTTCTTCGCCTAGCTCCATGCGGGCTGTCTCTGCGTCGTACTGGCTTTGCAGGTTGAGCCAGAACTCAACAGAGGTTCCGAAGAACCGGGCCAGGCGCAATGCCGTGTCAGCCGTGATGGAGCGCCCATGCTTGATGATGGCGGCAATGCGGGTTTGGGGGACGTGGATAGCCTGGGCCAGACGGTATTGCGTCAGGCCCATGGGTTCCAGAAACTCCGCGGCGAGAATTTCACCGGGGGTCGGTAGAGTGAGTTGCTTGGTCATATTCATCGCCTCTTGCGAAAGTCCACAATGCCGCTCTCGCGTCAGTGGTAGTCAACAATTTCAACGTCCTTCGGGCCTTCTGGTGTCCACACGAAGCACACGCGCCACTGGTCGTTGATGCGGATGCTGTGCTGCCCCTCTCTGTCGCCACACAGGGCTTCCAGGCGATTGCCAGGAGGAACCCGCAGATCCAGCAGCACGGCAGCGGCATGAAGCATGCGCAGCTTGCGCAGGGCAACGGCTTCGATGTTTACCCAGCGGCGCACGCGCTCAAGGCCAAACAGGGCTTGTGTCTCGGGGCACTTGAAGGATTGAATCGCCATGAGTAGATGCTAATGTTCTGCGTTAGTATCGTCAAGCGTTGGTATGGGCAGGCTGATTCGCATGGGCGAGGTCAGGCGCGGCCCGTGCGGGTCTGGTAGGGGGCGAAAACGGCGGCAAGCTCCTTCGCAAGAGGGCGCTTTTCGAGGGGGCGGGTGGGTGCCCCGGTCGCGCAAGGAGGGGACATGAAGACAGCATCGGCTTCGCTGTTTGCGCTATTGCTGCGTTGTTTTTGCAGTGTCACCCCGCCTCGATCCGCACCAGCCACCCGCCCCGGTACATATGCACCGCCACGGGCAGCGTGTCGGCGATGATGGCCAGCGCCCGGCCGGTGTCGTCGAGCGGGTAGCTGCCGTGCACGCGCAGCCGCGCCGCCTCGGGGGCGATGCGCAGCAGCCCGTGCCGGTAGGGGCGCAGCGCGGCCACCACCTCGCCCAGCGGGCGGTCGTTGACGACGAACAGGCCCTGTTGCCATGCCGTGGCGGTGGGCGCCGCCTCGGGGGCGGGGGTGGTGCTGGTGGGCGTCATCCAGGCGGCCTGGCCGGGGGCGAGCCATTGGCGTGCGGCGGGCGCGCCGGCCGGGACCAGCTCCACGCTGCCTTGCAGCGCCACGGCCAGGCTGCGTTCGCTTTCCTGGCGCAGCAAAAAGCGCGTGGCGGCCGCGCCGGCCTGCACGCGGACGCTGCCGTCCCGGCACCGGGCGGCGAAGGGCCGCAGCGCGTCCGGCTGCACGCTGGCGATGCATTCGCCCCCGCGCAGGCGCACGGCGCGTTCGCTGCCGGTGTCGGCCACGTCCACGGCGGAGCGGGCGTTGAGCAGCAGCGTGCTGCCGTCGGCCAGCGCGAAGCGGCGGCGCTCGCCGGTGCCGGTGCGCAGGTCGGCCAGCGCGTCTTGCAGCGGCGTGAAGCGCTGGGCCAGCAGGCCCGTGCCCAGGCCCACGCCGCCCAGCGCCAGCGCGCCGCGCAGCATGCGGCGGCGGCGCTGGGCGTGCGTGGCGGCGTCGGCCAGCGCCTGGGCGATGGTGTCGGCCTGCCCCGGCACGCGCTGGTTGAGGGCGCGCGCGGCGGCGAAGGCGCCGTCCACCGGACCGGCCAGGCGCTGCCAGGCGGCGCTGCGGGCGGGGTCGCCGTGCAGCCATTCGGTGAAGGCGGTCTGGTCGGCGGCGGTGGCCTCGCCCGAGCGCAGCAGCACCAGCCAGCCGATGGCGTCGTCGGTGGGCGTGCTCATGCCGGTTCCGCCAGGGCCTGGGCGCAGGCCTGCCAGCCCTGCACCATGTATTTGCGCACCATGCTGGCCGACACGCCCAGGCGCGTGGCGATGTCGGCGTAGGTGCGTTCGTCGAGCTGGCTCATGAGGAAGGCGCGGCGCGCCTTGTCGGGCAGGCCGTCGAGCGCGCGGGCGATGCCTTCCAGCGATTCGAGCAGCAGCGCGCGTTCCTCGGGCGAGGGCGCGAGCGCCTCGGGCAGGTGGGCGATGGCGTCGAGGTAGGCGCGCTCCAGGTCGCGGCGGCGCCAGAAGTCGAACAGCACGCGCTTGGCGAGGGTGGCGACGAAGGCGCGCGGCGTGCCCACCGCCGCCAGGTCGGGCTGGGCGACCACGCGCACGAAGGTCTCGGAGGCGAGGTCCTCGGCATCGGCGCGGTTGCGCAGGCGCTGGTGCAGCCGGCCCAGCAGCCAGGGCTGGTGCTCGGCGAAGAAGGCGGCGGCCAGCGGGCGCTGGGCGGGCGGCAGGGGCGGCATGGGGGTGGGCTATTTCGTGAGAATCATTCGCATTTTATGGAGGAGCCTTCCGCCCGGCCCTTCGTAAGGCCTCAATGCTCCTGGTTTGATAGCTGCTTGCGCTTTCTGGGTAAGGGCTGGAGGCCGATTGGAGGGGATCACGGGTAAAGTCTTTGTAAATGCGACTTACTTTTATTTGGTGTGCCTAAAATCGCTGTTCCGCTTTTTTCTCTCCGATGACATCCACCCCCCCGAACCCGCGGCGCCGCGCCTACTGGCTCAAGATGCTGCACGAATGGCACTGGGTCAGCTCCGCGCTGTGCCTGGTGGGCATGCTGCTGTTCGCCATCACCGGCATCACGCTCAACCATGCGGGGCAGATCGAGGCCAGGCCCCGTGTGGTGCGCGGCGTGGCCGCCGTGCCCGAGGCGCTGCGCGCCGAACTCGCCGCCGCGCAGGCGCGCCAGGGCACGCGGCCCGGTGCCGTGCCCGCGCCGCTGGCCGACTGGGCGCGCGCCCAGTGGGGGCTGGAGGCGGCGGGGCGCGAGGCCGAGTGGTCGGCCGAGGAGGTCTACGTCTCCCTGCCGCGGCCCGGCGGCGATGCCTGGCTGCGC belongs to Acidovorax sp. YS12 and includes:
- a CDS encoding helix-turn-helix transcriptional regulator gives rise to the protein MSSKENAAINQLFEKLECRYALRVLWALRDGHPQTFRLLQDSVGGITPNTLNTRIKELREAGLVDHGSEGYTVTPTGQDLLKRLSDLQAFATRWAGGRTKK
- a CDS encoding DUF4212 domain-containing protein gives rise to the protein MPLPPAPPGIQATRRPPGAPFAPDLHDARHLWLKAGLLLVWVLVTFVACFFARDLQMLVAGWQLGYWIAAQGAVLVFMVIVVAYCWAMSRFERQDAARAAPTRTGGG
- a CDS encoding FKBP-type peptidyl-prolyl cis-trans isomerase, whose product is MAFTTTASGLQYEDTVVGSGAEATRGAQVRVHYTGWLYNDGQQGAKFDSSRDRNDPFVFPLGAGMVIKGWDEGVQGMKVGGQRTLVIPAELGYGARGAGGVIPPNATLKFDVELLGV
- a CDS encoding CoA transferase, whose amino-acid sequence is MPSMQAAAPAPASSSLPLAGLRVVEFSHMVMGPTCGMVLADLGAEVIKVEPIEGDRTRHLLGAGAGFFPLFNRNKKSIAIDLRHSEGQAAARRLALSADVVLQNFKPGALAKYGLDYAALSSENPRLVYVNHTGFLPGPYEHRTALDEVVQMMGGLAYMTGRPGDPLRAGASVNDIMGGMFGAIGAMAALMQRGITGRGQEIDSALFENNVFLVGQHMLQYAITGQPAAPMPERISSWGLYDVFSVKDGEQIFLAAVSDAQWNTFCDALGFADLKADPRLATNNDRVRQRATMLPELRQRLAARTAAELSELFERNGLPYAPIVRPEQLYDDPHLNASGGLADIALPDGDLAGQTVRTTLFPLRMDGQRLGVRLSPPRQGEHTAELLEGLGYTPAQVRALREQSAVA
- a CDS encoding VC_2705 family sodium/solute symporter — translated: MADKGRASERAYLWRLHRILGLYILGVLGFLALMAWAEQRGLSRHWIGPIFLFIMVMVCAAIGVYGRTTDAEEYYVAGRRIPPMYNGMAAAADWMSAASFISLGGALYLQGFSGTPGQPGGLAYVLGWTGGFVLVAMLIAPHLRAMNLYTIPDFFQVRFGGRWPRVIAALAAVLCSFTYVVAQIYGVGLIASRLTGVQFEIGIMLGLGGVLLCSFLGGMRAITWTQVAQYVVMLLAFLIPVSWLAYQQLGTPLATLVYGKQVSQIERMEEQLLLSETEHQVVRAYLQRGMEYERRLLDVGAALAREREAARERIHQLRASNADVGLIVAASRELASMPRDEAQARERWTREMVENYERARPLGGLPRHSQAFVGDPDGTPKEREDFQDTRRNFLALMFCLMVGTAGLPHLLTRYYTAPTVAGARASVAWSLFFIALLYVSAPALAVLVKYEVMHNLVGSHFDQLPNWIAQWARVDAALLSVEDVNGDGIVQFGEIHLGADLIMLATPELGGLPYVISGLVAAGGLAAALSTADGLLLTISNALVRDLYFQEKTRHTSPEQRVILTKFALLAVALAAAFVAALKPSDILPLVSASFSLAASAFVPVMVLGIFWRGTTRKGAVAGMLAGLAVVLYYILSHVPALRAALPPWMLARGLWFGIQPISAGVFGVPAGFVTALLVSRITRPPPPQPAIRLEM
- the ppsA gene encoding phosphoenolpyruvate synthase; this encodes MSARFEATALVVPFENLRMSDVEVVGGKNASLGEMISQLPQGVRVPTGFATTAHAFREFLQYEGLAERISQRLAALDTEDVRALAEAGAEIRGWVEAQPFPAGLEKAVRDAFATLSAGNAQASFAVRSSATAEDLPDASFAGQQETFLNVVGIEDVLHKMKEVFASLYNDRAISYRVHKGFAHDVVALSAGVQRMVRSDLGAAGVMFTIDTESGFEDVVFITSSYGLGETVVQGAVNPDEFYVHKPMLKASKRAVIRRNLGSKLIQMVFSSPEEKQATGKLVKTTEVATELRNRYSLTDADVEQLAHYALVIEQHYGRPMDIEWGKDGTDGQLYILQARPETVKSQSKGQAEQRFKLKGHGTVLAEGRAIGQKIGTGPVRLVHNISEMDKVQPGDVLVTDMTDPNWEPVMKRASAIVTNRGGRTCHAAIIARELGIPAVVGCGDATEQLKDGTLVTVSCAEGDTGRIYDGLLETEVTEVQRGEMPPIDVKIMMNVGNPQLAFDFAQLPNQGVGLARLEFIINNNIGVHPKAILDYPNVDADLKKAVESVARGHASPRAFYVDKVAEGVATIAAAFWPKPVIVRLSDFKSNEYRKLIGGSRYEPEEENPMLGFRGAARYISADFGEAFAMECEALKRVRNDMGLTNVQVMVPFVRTLPQADKVTRLLAAHGLQRGENELKVIMMCEVPSNAILAERFLEYFDGFSIGSNDLTQLTLGLDRDSGLELLAADFDERDPAVQALLSRAIAACKAQGKYVGICGQGPSDHPDFAQWLANEGIASISLNPDSVIATWQQLAAG